In Flavobacteriales bacterium, one genomic interval encodes:
- a CDS encoding right-handed parallel beta-helix repeat-containing protein: MMKLKIRNLMLLAAFTSSISAMATTYYVSSTGNDANNGTSQSTAWASVARVQQSMYDYLPGDIILFQRGGTFPGELSLYANGTSGSPVTYGAYGTGEQPIISGGLPVTTWTVHQGNIYSASVAQPVKYLMVNNTPMTVARYPNTGWLRNINGSNTQINAGSALTQGSNYWNGATVTIRSTNWCFENATVTASNGGNLTFSAISSSLNDNDWGFFLSNKLSELDMAGEWYYDAAQGKVYLWAPNNANPNNLNVLGSIHAKGFVPGWQKHDMIIENLCFQGQKDAGISTENSSNVIVRNCTFRHMYKAISSSGTNNTYTNNILNDIYASAINIYDDNATITFNTLTDCGMHPGLGENIWGHMGINSTGFDNVIASNRLMNIGYIGIAANKNALIEKNVVTNAVALLNDGGGIAFDNSDGMIIRDNIVTDMVGSLESVATNYQAYYKICFGIYFGNTSLKNTLVQRNTVARCTGAGIHVDHTMVSINNQIKDNVLFDNKVQLSLSDFSNAAGPGATAPYHVPNFNDIYSGNIMYSIRPDQLCMRHYNVYSPNPVDFGTFTNNKYFSPYEDVSIYIYNTNSGAQKYYTLEQWQVARNEDSNSTRSMQNLNKYDVTQVHGANMIPNGAFDSNTTGWTGWPTEGQMTRDATFLDNGALKVNFSNNATYDVFFMYPDAMPAIQNNEWYRLNFSIQSNATGMLRTEVKGASQMTGPYSFFNTNVAFDAVRRDKTIIFQSDRTETARIQFINSYMESRYWMDNVTLERVTVQEVDAYERHTLLVNDQATPQQFTLTECWRDVHGVVHFGTITLPAYSSLALQLEPESSCALTTGVDDPIMTKLNNVVAYPNPISAGEKLTFTEAMKSATQVRLFDIAGRVVQETRMNPRENYIHINANIRPGAYNVVLVSETRNEEIHLVVTR; this comes from the coding sequence ATGATGAAATTGAAGATCAGAAACTTAATGCTCCTCGCCGCCTTTACGAGCAGCATATCCGCAATGGCGACCACATACTATGTATCGTCAACCGGTAACGATGCCAACAATGGCACATCACAAAGTACTGCTTGGGCATCCGTAGCCCGCGTACAGCAAAGCATGTACGACTACTTGCCCGGCGACATCATTCTCTTCCAACGCGGAGGCACGTTCCCTGGTGAACTATCCCTTTATGCCAATGGAACCTCCGGCTCACCGGTCACCTATGGTGCTTATGGTACGGGCGAACAACCGATCATTTCCGGTGGACTTCCCGTCACCACATGGACCGTTCACCAAGGCAATATCTACAGTGCCTCGGTTGCGCAACCTGTGAAATACCTGATGGTCAATAATACGCCGATGACGGTTGCCCGCTATCCGAATACAGGTTGGCTAAGGAACATCAACGGCAGCAACACGCAGATCAACGCGGGTAGCGCGCTCACCCAAGGATCCAATTATTGGAACGGTGCAACCGTAACGATACGTTCTACGAACTGGTGCTTCGAGAATGCAACGGTGACCGCATCCAATGGTGGTAATCTCACATTCAGTGCGATCTCCAGCAGTTTGAATGACAATGATTGGGGATTCTTCCTAAGCAATAAGCTGAGCGAATTGGACATGGCCGGCGAGTGGTACTATGATGCTGCCCAAGGCAAAGTGTACTTGTGGGCGCCAAACAACGCTAACCCGAACAACCTGAACGTACTTGGGTCCATACACGCCAAAGGTTTCGTACCCGGATGGCAGAAACATGATATGATCATTGAGAACCTCTGTTTCCAAGGTCAGAAAGATGCAGGTATCAGCACGGAGAATAGTTCGAATGTGATCGTACGCAACTGCACATTCCGCCACATGTACAAAGCAATCAGCAGTTCAGGCACCAACAATACCTACACCAACAACATCTTGAATGACATCTACGCTTCCGCGATCAACATCTATGATGACAATGCTACGATCACCTTCAACACATTGACCGATTGTGGTATGCACCCTGGACTTGGTGAAAACATCTGGGGCCATATGGGCATCAACTCGACCGGTTTCGACAACGTTATTGCAAGTAATCGTTTGATGAACATCGGATACATCGGCATTGCAGCGAACAAGAATGCATTGATCGAAAAGAACGTTGTGACGAACGCAGTTGCACTGCTGAATGATGGTGGTGGTATCGCATTCGATAACTCCGACGGTATGATCATTCGCGACAACATCGTTACGGACATGGTCGGTAGCTTGGAGAGCGTTGCCACGAATTACCAAGCCTATTACAAGATCTGCTTCGGTATTTATTTCGGGAATACATCCTTGAAGAACACCTTGGTTCAACGGAACACTGTAGCACGTTGTACCGGTGCAGGTATCCACGTGGACCATACCATGGTATCCATAAACAATCAGATCAAGGACAACGTCCTGTTCGACAACAAGGTCCAACTAAGTCTCAGCGATTTCAGTAACGCCGCAGGACCAGGAGCAACAGCACCTTACCACGTTCCGAACTTCAATGATATCTACTCCGGAAATATCATGTACAGCATACGCCCGGACCAATTGTGCATGCGCCACTACAACGTATACAGCCCGAACCCTGTTGACTTCGGCACGTTCACCAATAATAAATACTTCAGCCCTTATGAGGATGTGAGCATCTACATCTATAATACCAACAGCGGTGCTCAGAAGTACTACACCTTGGAACAATGGCAAGTGGCCCGCAACGAGGACTCCAACAGTACCCGAAGCATGCAGAATCTGAACAAGTATGATGTTACGCAAGTTCACGGTGCCAACATGATCCCGAACGGTGCGTTCGATAGCAACACTACTGGATGGACCGGCTGGCCTACCGAAGGACAGATGACCCGCGATGCGACCTTTCTGGACAATGGAGCACTGAAGGTGAATTTCAGCAATAACGCTACATACGATGTGTTCTTCATGTACCCTGATGCCATGCCAGCGATCCAGAACAACGAGTGGTACCGATTGAATTTCAGCATCCAAAGCAATGCGACCGGAATGCTGCGTACAGAGGTGAAAGGCGCTTCACAAATGACCGGTCCATACAGCTTCTTCAATACCAACGTAGCGTTCGATGCTGTTCGTCGGGACAAGACGATCATTTTCCAAAGTGACCGCACAGAGACCGCACGTATCCAATTCATCAACAGCTATATGGAAAGTCGTTACTGGATGGACAACGTTACGCTTGAGCGCGTAACCGTACAGGAAGTGGATGCCTACGAGCGCCATACCCTACTCGTGAATGATCAAGCCACACCACAGCAATTCACACTAACGGAGTGCTGGAGGGATGTTCATGGAGTAGTGCATTTCGGTACCATCACATTACCTGCCTATAGCTCGTTGGCATTGCAGTTGGAACCGGAAAGCAGCTGCGCACTCACGACCGGAGTTGATGATCCCATCATGACGAAGTTGAACAACGTTGTCGCTTATCCGAATCCAATTTCCGCTGGTGAGAAACTAACATTCACTGAAGCAATGAAGTCCGCAACCCAAGTACGTTTGTTCGACATTGCAGGCCGTGTTGTGCAAGAGACCCGCATGAACCCACGTGAGAACTACATCCACATCAATGCGAACATTCGTCCGGGTGCTTACAATGTGGTACTGGTGTCCGAAACACGCAATGAAGAAATCCATTTGGTCGTTACGCGGTAG
- a CDS encoding T9SS type A sorting domain-containing protein, producing MNIRSFVFSSVLAVFAGGIADNINAQVFIPDLNMRDVLNSYIPGIVDVSGMMDTLDPGIADLEVMSLGESFSTLPGSIDLKGIEYLDSLRSLYLDLSYGWQQFELTWEACPPNLRMLEVQKVCGSIVVPTLPQTLERMELKGLGCTNGTSTFTITDMPDSLDLVMEGDFNVDWSVMEYIKYMEIRPWDQDNIVIPPIQVESLLLDLVYSLPVSLDFSAVDCPWVHYVEGESTIIWPPTMEELTVGFDVFGSLGSIPSSLQSLIINSTYTCVPFLPDGLTLLYITSVSSCIPNWPSALTEAFIGGEDITQETATYCSILNTYCTGIYPGITGRVFMDTDANGQYDVGEPGLPQVMVKLQPGGNTVGCSDLGYWETIVQPGSYTVTPASSYPYIASIAPTQHTADVLSMGDISTGNDFGAVLTPNIQDLRVSLTADPPRPGFDNRLYLSCQNYGTIPVGANVTLTYDSDQSWVGSSIAPDVQNTTTATWNLSGIAVGETKYISVDLNTAASIALGTNILHTVIAAPLATDETPVDNSYTFKDSVVGSYDPNDKLLTPKMLSPAVVVQGETPLEYTIRFQNTGTYLAERVLILDTLSEDLQWESMRFIASSHSNHWYITDGVLHVFHDDIMLPDSTSDEPNSHGFFSFSMLPATDLQDGATVTNIAHIVFDFNEPIITPPAVFSVDVLAGITSSTEQRTFQLVPNPAHDRIQIRLESTALVQYRVNDALGRVVMNGTVTPNGWVDIQILSAGPYLLDVLYKGTWTSQRFMKQ from the coding sequence ATGAATATTCGATCTTTTGTTTTCAGCAGTGTGCTAGCAGTATTTGCGGGAGGTATAGCAGATAACATCAATGCGCAGGTGTTCATACCTGACCTTAACATGCGTGATGTGCTGAATTCATACATCCCCGGTATTGTTGATGTATCGGGCATGATGGATACTTTAGATCCAGGCATAGCTGATCTCGAAGTTATGAGTTTGGGCGAAAGCTTCAGTACTCTTCCTGGATCGATAGATCTAAAAGGGATAGAATATTTGGATTCACTCCGATCCTTGTATCTCGATCTATCTTATGGTTGGCAGCAGTTCGAGTTGACTTGGGAGGCTTGCCCGCCAAATTTGAGAATGCTTGAAGTACAGAAGGTCTGTGGGTCGATCGTGGTTCCGACGCTGCCACAGACTTTGGAGCGCATGGAACTGAAAGGGTTGGGTTGTACTAATGGCACTTCGACCTTTACGATCACCGACATGCCGGATTCGCTCGATCTGGTTATGGAAGGCGATTTTAATGTGGATTGGTCCGTAATGGAATACATTAAATATATGGAGATCAGACCTTGGGACCAGGATAATATAGTCATCCCACCCATCCAAGTTGAGTCTCTGCTTTTGGACTTGGTCTATTCGCTTCCTGTGTCCCTCGACTTTTCTGCTGTCGACTGCCCATGGGTTCATTACGTGGAAGGTGAAAGCACCATCATTTGGCCGCCGACAATGGAAGAACTAACGGTAGGTTTCGATGTTTTTGGATCTCTCGGATCCATACCCTCTTCACTGCAAAGCCTGATTATTAATTCAACATATACCTGCGTACCTTTTCTACCGGATGGATTGACACTACTCTATATTACCTCTGTGTCCAGCTGTATTCCGAATTGGCCTTCAGCTTTAACAGAAGCTTTCATTGGTGGCGAGGATATCACACAAGAAACGGCCACCTATTGCTCGATCCTGAATACCTATTGCACGGGTATCTATCCTGGGATCACCGGGCGCGTGTTCATGGACACTGATGCCAATGGCCAATACGATGTTGGTGAACCAGGCCTGCCACAGGTAATGGTCAAACTACAACCCGGAGGTAATACGGTTGGCTGTAGTGATCTCGGATATTGGGAGACAATAGTGCAACCAGGAAGTTATACGGTTACACCAGCATCGAGCTATCCGTACATCGCATCCATTGCTCCTACACAGCATACCGCCGATGTGCTAAGCATGGGCGACATCAGTACGGGTAATGATTTTGGAGCGGTACTTACCCCGAACATCCAAGACCTTCGCGTATCGCTCACCGCAGATCCACCGCGGCCGGGCTTCGATAACCGGCTCTACCTTTCCTGCCAGAACTACGGTACCATACCCGTGGGTGCTAATGTTACACTGACCTACGATAGCGACCAATCGTGGGTTGGCAGTTCCATTGCTCCGGATGTGCAGAACACGACCACCGCAACATGGAATCTTAGTGGCATCGCGGTCGGTGAAACGAAATATATTTCGGTAGATCTGAACACCGCTGCAAGCATCGCACTCGGCACCAACATTCTGCACACGGTGATTGCCGCTCCATTGGCCACGGACGAAACCCCTGTAGACAATAGCTACACGTTCAAGGATAGTGTTGTAGGTAGCTACGATCCGAATGACAAACTCCTCACCCCGAAAATGCTCTCACCCGCTGTTGTTGTACAAGGTGAAACACCACTCGAATACACCATCCGTTTCCAGAACACCGGAACGTATCTCGCAGAGCGCGTCCTGATTCTGGATACACTTTCAGAAGACTTGCAATGGGAGAGCATGCGTTTCATTGCAAGCAGTCATTCGAACCACTGGTACATTACGGATGGTGTGTTGCATGTTTTCCATGATGACATCATGCTACCCGATAGCACCAGTGATGAACCGAACAGCCACGGCTTTTTCTCGTTCAGCATGTTGCCCGCAACGGACCTACAGGATGGTGCCACCGTTACCAATATTGCACACATCGTTTTCGATTTCAACGAGCCGATCATTACACCACCAGCCGTGTTCAGCGTGGATGTGTTGGCCGGTATAACCTCAAGTACAGAACAGCGAACATTCCAACTTGTGCCAAACCCCGCACACGACCGTATCCAGATCCGGTTGGAGTCTACCGCATTGGTCCAGTATCGTGTGAATGATGCACTTGGTCGCGTTGTAATGAACGGCACGGTAACACCAAATGGTTGGGTGGATATACAAATACTTTCTGCAGGGCCATACCTTTTAGACGTATTGTACAAGGGGACATGGACGAGCCAGCGGTTCATGAAGCAATGA
- a CDS encoding T9SS type A sorting domain-containing protein, which produces MIVTPPAVFNMDVLVGITSTAKPQAFQLVPNPAHDRIQIRLESTSLVQYRVNDALGRVVMIGTVAPNGWVDLQALSAGPYLLEVLHNGTWPSQRFMKQ; this is translated from the coding sequence TTGATCGTTACACCACCAGCTGTTTTCAATATGGATGTGTTGGTAGGTATTACTTCAACCGCAAAACCACAAGCATTTCAACTCGTACCGAACCCAGCACACGACCGGATCCAGATCCGGTTGGAGTCCACCTCGTTGGTCCAGTACCGTGTAAACGATGCACTGGGTCGCGTTGTAATGATTGGAACAGTGGCGCCGAACGGTTGGGTGGACCTACAAGCGCTTTCGGCGGGGCCATATCTCTTGGAAGTGTTGCACAACGGGACATGGCCTAGCCAGCGGTTCATGAAGCAATAG
- a CDS encoding serine acetyltransferase has translation MASVFAIFQDRKANAGNPKGMFVMVLFRIAHLLRQSTITFILFFPYFLCYRFFVEWILCIELPWKTRIGPGFRIDHGQALVVNDKTVFGANCIVRNSTTIGNKKLADGTYSASPKFGDRVDIGANAVIIGPITIGDDVAIGAASVVLKDVPAGHIAVGNPARIIPRRG, from the coding sequence ATGGCAAGCGTATTCGCCATTTTTCAGGACCGAAAGGCCAACGCGGGCAATCCCAAGGGCATGTTCGTCATGGTACTTTTCCGCATTGCGCATCTACTGCGACAGAGCACGATCACCTTCATTCTGTTCTTTCCTTATTTCTTATGCTATCGCTTTTTCGTGGAATGGATCCTCTGCATTGAGCTACCATGGAAAACACGGATCGGTCCGGGTTTCCGCATAGATCATGGACAAGCGTTGGTCGTAAATGATAAAACTGTTTTCGGCGCGAATTGCATCGTGCGCAACAGCACGACGATCGGCAATAAAAAGCTGGCGGATGGCACGTACAGCGCATCACCGAAATTCGGTGACCGAGTGGATATCGGTGCGAACGCCGTCATCATCGGACCGATCACCATTGGCGATGATGTCGCGATCGGTGCAGCAAGCGTAGTCCTGAAAGATGTGCCAGCCGGGCATATCGCGGTAGGGAATCCAGCGCGGATCATTCCGCGCCGCGGTTGA
- a CDS encoding glycosyltransferase, with protein sequence MEGGTRTLGKGPVGTPQEPLVSIVTVVYNGEAFLERTIKSVLAQNWPNIEYVIVDGGSTDGTLKIIKKYEDRIAYWNSAKDKGIYDAMNKGISLCTGEWVGLINADDWYEEDTVARVMREALAHPEVNIVHGDIWLHYPNGERGLKKAKVNGFLLKYWEMVLNHPSFFVRRSYYNGRPFDDKLRVSADHKWTYEAFRESAAQFIYIAEPLANFTVGGASMSVPLYKVIKEGKRVSQDLGMGAFQTMIGTAVRAGMYPLQHMKLRYNQYVKPKLKGSK encoded by the coding sequence ATGGAAGGAGGAACACGCACATTGGGAAAAGGTCCGGTGGGAACACCCCAAGAACCTCTGGTCAGTATTGTAACGGTGGTGTACAATGGTGAGGCATTCCTTGAACGCACCATCAAAAGCGTGTTGGCACAGAACTGGCCGAACATTGAATATGTGATCGTTGACGGAGGATCCACGGATGGGACATTAAAGATCATCAAGAAGTATGAGGATCGGATAGCCTATTGGAACAGCGCGAAGGATAAAGGGATCTACGATGCCATGAACAAAGGCATTTCACTTTGTACGGGCGAGTGGGTAGGTCTGATCAATGCAGACGATTGGTACGAGGAGGATACGGTCGCACGTGTAATGCGTGAGGCATTAGCACATCCGGAAGTGAATATCGTTCACGGCGATATCTGGTTGCATTATCCGAATGGAGAACGTGGACTGAAGAAAGCGAAGGTGAACGGCTTTCTGTTGAAGTACTGGGAAATGGTGCTGAACCATCCCAGCTTTTTCGTGCGACGTTCCTATTACAATGGGCGACCATTCGATGATAAGTTGCGCGTAAGTGCCGATCACAAATGGACTTACGAAGCGTTCCGAGAAAGTGCAGCCCAATTCATCTACATCGCGGAACCGTTGGCTAACTTCACGGTAGGTGGTGCGAGTATGAGCGTTCCGTTGTACAAGGTGATCAAAGAAGGAAAGCGTGTTAGTCAGGACCTGGGTATGGGAGCATTCCAGACCATGATCGGTACGGCGGTGCGCGCAGGCATGTACCCGCTGCAGCACATGAAGTTGCGGTACAATCAATACGTTAAACCCAAGCTGAAAGGCTCGAAATAA
- a CDS encoding O-antigen ligase family protein, translated as MQISKRKLINGLFTAGIPFYGVGFYIGARFSFSMGMLVSLIPFVLLLLVHFLDLIYRGTALRMVNKVYYIGLLALLSMAAGMWVAFSRGFPGYDAFNTSLQTLMILLPFHAGIIVQITNRENDDFDFARMFLKGVSILIVVNYFGYAAGFHNLMHAFPGRINLPFMRGLYDAAHLLSIINLMLLFYIKDFTKKPGTFVGLSLFYMVNMAVMISVNSRLSFLVFLIITILFVSRIMRTARFVYPIAMFTLPLLMSFALLIYEILTLPIFSAVLSRVNKADITSFNGRSYIWEAAWDWFVNDRRDLIFGGGYNGQYWIGFMDRIAVLWGVKTPKLIHMHSSSLQVLFAQGIVGVVLMSVCLWYIYKWYRERYIANAMEGPLFAVAVYFVFIWQIDIFVYGLDFGVPLVFMMLSYIAIKPQFITRKNANTMLPQEPIEA; from the coding sequence TTGCAGATCTCCAAACGCAAACTGATCAATGGCCTGTTCACGGCAGGAATACCCTTCTACGGAGTAGGGTTCTACATCGGTGCGCGGTTCTCGTTCTCTATGGGTATGCTCGTTTCGCTCATACCATTCGTACTCCTCCTATTGGTGCATTTCTTGGACCTGATCTATCGTGGTACGGCATTGCGCATGGTCAATAAGGTGTATTACATCGGGTTGTTGGCGTTGCTATCAATGGCGGCTGGTATGTGGGTGGCATTCAGTCGGGGCTTCCCCGGATATGATGCATTCAATACCTCGCTACAAACGCTGATGATCCTCTTGCCGTTCCATGCAGGTATTATCGTACAGATCACGAATCGGGAGAATGATGACTTCGATTTCGCCCGCATGTTCCTGAAAGGGGTTTCAATCTTGATCGTTGTGAATTATTTTGGGTACGCAGCGGGTTTCCATAATTTGATGCATGCGTTCCCAGGCAGGATCAACTTACCGTTCATGCGGGGGTTGTACGATGCTGCTCACTTGTTGTCCATCATCAATCTGATGCTCTTATTCTACATCAAGGACTTCACCAAAAAGCCGGGTACGTTCGTCGGCTTATCACTTTTCTATATGGTGAATATGGCAGTAATGATCAGTGTGAACAGCCGCTTATCATTCCTGGTCTTCTTGATCATAACCATCCTGTTCGTAAGCAGGATCATGCGCACGGCACGGTTCGTTTACCCTATAGCAATGTTCACCTTGCCCTTGCTCATGAGCTTTGCATTGTTGATCTATGAGATCCTGACATTGCCGATCTTCTCAGCTGTGCTTTCGCGGGTGAACAAGGCCGACATTACCTCATTCAATGGAAGGTCCTACATCTGGGAAGCCGCGTGGGATTGGTTCGTGAATGATCGTCGTGATCTCATATTCGGTGGGGGATACAATGGCCAGTATTGGATCGGATTCATGGACCGGATAGCGGTCTTGTGGGGAGTAAAAACACCGAAATTGATCCACATGCACAGCAGCTCATTGCAGGTCCTGTTCGCTCAAGGTATCGTTGGTGTAGTGCTCATGTCCGTTTGCTTGTGGTACATCTACAAGTGGTATCGCGAGCGTTATATCGCCAATGCCATGGAGGGACCTTTATTCGCGGTTGCAGTTTATTTCGTGTTCATCTGGCAGATCGATATCTTCGTTTACGGGCTTGATTTTGGTGTTCCACTGGTTTTCATGATGCTCTCTTACATTGCGATCAAACCACAATTCATTACGCGCAAGAATGCCAACACCATGTTGCCACAAGAGCCAATAGAAGCCTAA
- a CDS encoding flippase, with the protein MLRTAGFQKYLANTSWLFVERVVRLGVVLLTGILVTRYLGPELFGQLNYATGFVGIFFALTTMGLDEIVVRDLVKRPDRRDQLLGTAAVIKLGGAALLMCLVIIGTVVRDMSSLTASLVVIVGAAELLRPFGVIDWYFMANVRSKETVVVQMAQVFISAAAKVILVFMEAPLVWFAWIYVLETAALSIGYAIMYVRSGAAMRAWKYTKHMAGYLLKQSWPLVIYGLALYIQAKIDQVMIFEVLKERIGEKAANIEVGQYSNALKMIESLGFLPVIIQKSLAPAITRAKVQSEALYADRLLNQYRLMFLLFLGTSIPLYFVAEPMMVFLFGEEFRASGHLLALFAIRLFFTNMGVAKASFITNESLFRYSLLTAVVGASLNIGLNLVLIPPFMSVGAIWSMIISFFVSLFVLDLFFKSTRPNFGWMMKAMVSFWKINKVT; encoded by the coding sequence ATGCTCCGCACCGCAGGGTTCCAGAAATACCTCGCCAACACCTCTTGGTTGTTCGTTGAACGCGTGGTGCGTTTGGGCGTTGTTCTACTCACCGGAATACTGGTTACACGCTACCTGGGTCCGGAACTTTTCGGCCAACTCAACTATGCTACCGGATTTGTAGGGATCTTCTTTGCACTCACGACCATGGGCTTGGATGAGATCGTAGTACGCGATCTCGTTAAACGTCCGGATAGAAGGGATCAGCTACTAGGGACAGCGGCTGTGATCAAACTTGGTGGTGCTGCGTTATTGATGTGTCTGGTCATTATCGGAACGGTAGTGCGTGATATGTCCAGCCTAACAGCTTCTCTTGTTGTGATCGTAGGAGCGGCCGAATTGCTGCGTCCATTCGGGGTGATCGATTGGTACTTCATGGCCAACGTGCGGAGCAAAGAGACCGTGGTCGTGCAAATGGCCCAGGTCTTCATCAGTGCAGCCGCAAAGGTGATCCTGGTGTTCATGGAAGCCCCGTTGGTCTGGTTCGCTTGGATCTATGTACTCGAAACGGCAGCATTATCCATCGGGTATGCCATCATGTACGTGCGAAGCGGCGCAGCAATGCGTGCATGGAAGTATACCAAGCACATGGCTGGTTATCTTTTGAAGCAGAGCTGGCCCTTGGTGATCTATGGCCTCGCATTGTACATACAGGCCAAGATCGATCAGGTCATGATCTTCGAGGTGTTGAAAGAGCGGATCGGAGAAAAGGCGGCGAACATCGAGGTCGGTCAATATTCCAATGCATTGAAGATGATCGAATCACTTGGGTTCCTTCCGGTGATCATCCAAAAGTCTCTTGCACCTGCCATAACGCGGGCCAAAGTGCAAAGTGAAGCGCTTTATGCCGATCGCTTATTGAACCAGTACCGCTTGATGTTCCTGCTTTTCCTAGGAACGTCAATACCGCTGTACTTTGTTGCCGAGCCAATGATGGTCTTCTTGTTCGGTGAGGAGTTCCGAGCATCGGGTCACTTGCTCGCGTTGTTCGCGATCCGGTTGTTCTTTACCAATATGGGCGTGGCAAAAGCCAGCTTCATTACAAATGAAAGTCTGTTCCGATATTCCTTGTTAACGGCCGTAGTTGGTGCATCGTTGAACATCGGGCTTAACCTGGTCCTCATCCCTCCGTTCATGTCGGTCGGGGCGATCTGGTCCATGATCATATCCTTCTTCGTAAGCTTATTTGTTTTAGACCTGTTCTTTAAGAGCACAAGACCTAACTTCGGTTGGATGATGAAGGCCATGGTCAGTTTCTGGAAGATCAATAAAGTGACATGA